The proteins below come from a single Eubacterium limosum genomic window:
- a CDS encoding NAD(P)/FAD-dependent oxidoreductase, translated as MNAEKMTRKLRARFGETLSVRLEGRVIRVIGQLSNWEDIVSACSMCVSKKPGVHVVNDIIFTGAHMPKMRVPTPKDKALDGARPDVLIIGGGISGASIARELTRWQLDVLLVDKEADLAMHASGRNDGEVHPGVDLNKGSLKQHYVLLGNQMFDTVCDELDVPFERCGQYVGFTSKALYPFIWAYAWQRRHVCGVADTRLMGRQELREREPRLNRDFEFALFNPSAGCVCPYGLTIAYGENAVQNGARISLNTAVLGMKVENEAITAVETNRGTLYPGLVINAAGAFAEDIARMAGDCFYSIHPRKGTNSILDKKARGLLSGIASIKTLAKNVAHTKGGGILHTVHDNLLVGPNAVETWEKENFATEQSAIDAVFEKQKMTAPDLRERDIITYFTGVRPATFEEDFVIEQGRQTKNLIHCAGIQSPGLTTAPAVAVDVAKTAVGLLGQARAVLPNNRFNPRRKGIPVLRELPREERDRMIRENPDYGVIVCRCEEISKGEILDALKAPLSVPTVDGVKKRVRPGMGRCQGGFCMPLVTQIISEATGMPVEAVRKAGDGAVISYGKTKEGSQ; from the coding sequence GTGAATGCAGAAAAAATGACCCGCAAACTGCGCGCCCGCTTTGGAGAGACGCTCTCTGTGCGGCTTGAGGGCCGCGTTATCCGTGTAATCGGGCAGCTTTCAAACTGGGAGGACATCGTCTCGGCCTGCAGCATGTGCGTCAGTAAAAAGCCAGGCGTGCACGTGGTCAATGATATTATTTTTACGGGAGCCCATATGCCCAAAATGCGTGTGCCCACGCCGAAAGACAAGGCCCTTGATGGGGCCCGGCCAGATGTGCTCATCATCGGGGGCGGCATCTCAGGGGCCAGCATCGCCAGGGAGCTGACCAGATGGCAGCTTGATGTATTGTTGGTGGACAAGGAGGCTGATCTGGCCATGCACGCCTCAGGCAGAAATGACGGCGAGGTGCACCCCGGAGTCGATTTAAACAAAGGGTCGCTGAAGCAGCACTACGTGCTTCTGGGCAACCAGATGTTTGATACGGTCTGTGACGAGCTGGACGTGCCCTTTGAGCGGTGCGGGCAGTATGTGGGCTTTACAAGCAAGGCCCTGTACCCTTTTATCTGGGCCTATGCCTGGCAGCGCCGCCATGTGTGTGGTGTGGCAGATACCCGACTCATGGGGCGCCAGGAGCTGCGGGAGCGGGAGCCGCGCCTCAACCGGGATTTTGAATTTGCGCTGTTTAACCCAAGCGCCGGGTGTGTGTGCCCCTATGGCCTCACCATCGCCTATGGCGAGAATGCAGTGCAGAACGGCGCGCGAATCAGCCTGAACACAGCCGTGCTTGGCATGAAAGTTGAAAACGAAGCCATCACTGCGGTGGAGACGAACCGGGGGACGCTGTACCCAGGGCTTGTCATCAACGCGGCCGGGGCCTTTGCCGAGGACATCGCCCGGATGGCCGGGGATTGTTTTTATTCCATTCATCCCCGCAAGGGGACGAACTCGATTCTGGATAAAAAGGCCAGGGGCCTGCTCTCTGGCATCGCCTCTATCAAGACACTGGCAAAGAACGTTGCCCACACCAAGGGAGGCGGCATTCTGCACACCGTTCACGACAATCTGCTGGTAGGCCCCAACGCGGTAGAAACCTGGGAGAAGGAAAACTTCGCCACTGAGCAGTCCGCCATCGACGCGGTGTTTGAAAAGCAGAAAATGACCGCCCCCGACCTCCGGGAACGGGACATCATCACTTATTTTACCGGTGTGCGCCCAGCGACCTTTGAGGAGGATTTTGTCATCGAGCAGGGCCGGCAGACAAAGAACCTGATCCACTGCGCGGGCATCCAGTCCCCGGGCCTCACGACCGCGCCGGCTGTGGCGGTGGATGTGGCTAAGACGGCGGTTGGCCTTCTGGGACAGGCGCGCGCTGTTCTGCCCAACAATCGTTTTAACCCCAGGCGGAAGGGCATTCCCGTTCTGAGGGAACTGCCCAGGGAGGAGCGGGACCGTATGATCCGGGAAAACCCCGATTATGGCGTGATTGTGTGTCGGTGTGAGGAGATCAGCAAGGGTGAGATTTTGGACGCTCTCAAGGCGCCGCTTTCGGTACCCACCGTGGACGGCGTGAAAAAGCGCGTGCGACCCGGCATGGGCCGCTGCCAGGGCGGATTCTGTATGCCGCTGGTCACACAGATCATCAGCGAGGCCACCGGTATGCCCGTCGAGGCGGTACGCAAGGCCGGTGACGGCGCGGTCATCAGCTATGGAAAGACAAAGGAGGGAAGCCAGTGA
- a CDS encoding TetR/AcrR family transcriptional regulator — MAAPRKDDVRELIIKATEDLLQTKKISDISLAEIAEYAGISKGTLYYHYKNKNDILFDITDRYLDEQYENLVTWVENPEKDTSLHRLIKFVLEGDVGTAGMRLHFFYDAMLGNARIREKLLSRYREFAEYIAARISERTSEVPADYLAWLLLFLSDGLFIHQTLGNEHLDTRLFIEQTEEIFKRIE, encoded by the coding sequence ATGGCAGCACCGAGAAAGGACGACGTCCGGGAACTGATCATAAAGGCGACCGAGGACCTCCTGCAAACCAAGAAAATATCCGACATCTCCCTGGCCGAAATCGCCGAGTATGCGGGGATCTCCAAGGGAACACTTTACTACCATTACAAGAACAAAAATGACATTCTGTTTGACATCACAGACCGCTATCTGGATGAACAGTACGAAAACCTGGTGACCTGGGTCGAAAATCCTGAAAAGGACACCTCCCTGCACCGGCTCATAAAATTTGTTCTGGAGGGTGATGTGGGTACCGCGGGGATGCGGCTCCACTTTTTCTACGACGCCATGCTGGGCAACGCACGCATCCGAGAAAAACTCCTGTCACGCTACCGCGAATTCGCCGAATACATCGCGGCGCGCATCAGTGAGCGCACCAGCGAGGTGCCCGCCGATTATCTGGCCTGGCTGCTTCTATTCCTGTCTGACGGGCTCTTTATCCACCAGACACTGGGCAACGAGCACCTCGATACCCGTCTTTTCATTGAGCAGACCGAGGAAATTTTCAAAAGAATCGAGTGA
- a CDS encoding NAD(P)/FAD-dependent oxidoreductase yields MKSVDVLVIGGGPAGLAAAIAAKKEGASVLLIEREARLGGIMKQCIHDGFGLIRFGEKLSGPEYVERFMDEFYALGIPALLQTFVTAVCENEDGFGVTAVTREGMAEISARAMILATGCRERTARQVFIHGTRPAGVFTAGTAQHFVNLMGQMPTRRCVILGSGDIGLIMARRLTLEGAEVLGVYEVKPTPSGLTRNIVQCLEDYEIPLYLSHTVTRVFGQERLEGVAVARVDEKLNPIPGTEETIACDALILSVGLIPENEMAEHLGVALDPRTKGPVCDDRLMTSVDGVFSCGNALHVNDLVDYVSESGELAGRAAAAYRPGQRERSLEITPGDSLGYLVPQRICRTGALEPAVFYFRSREILKRGTFTLRADGQPVFEKKLKNLKPPEMERLVIDFGDLSLDEGVRLTVAIEKGEA; encoded by the coding sequence GTGAAAAGCGTTGATGTTTTAGTCATCGGCGGCGGGCCAGCCGGTCTGGCGGCCGCCATCGCCGCGAAAAAGGAGGGCGCTTCGGTGCTGCTCATTGAGCGTGAAGCCCGTCTGGGCGGCATTATGAAACAGTGTATCCACGATGGCTTTGGCCTGATCCGCTTTGGCGAAAAGCTGTCAGGGCCAGAGTACGTGGAGCGCTTTATGGATGAATTTTACGCCCTGGGCATCCCAGCCTTGCTTCAGACCTTTGTCACCGCGGTCTGTGAGAATGAGGACGGCTTTGGCGTGACCGCGGTCACCAGAGAGGGCATGGCCGAGATCTCGGCCCGCGCCATGATTCTGGCCACCGGCTGCCGGGAGCGCACCGCCCGCCAGGTCTTTATCCACGGCACAAGGCCGGCTGGCGTCTTTACCGCCGGCACCGCCCAGCATTTTGTCAACCTTATGGGCCAGATGCCCACCAGGCGCTGCGTGATTCTGGGCAGCGGTGACATTGGCCTCATCATGGCCAGGCGGCTGACGCTGGAGGGCGCCGAGGTGCTGGGTGTGTACGAGGTCAAGCCCACACCGTCGGGCCTTACCCGCAATATCGTTCAGTGTCTGGAGGACTATGAAATTCCCCTGTACCTCTCGCACACCGTCACCCGCGTCTTTGGGCAGGAGCGGCTGGAGGGCGTGGCAGTCGCCCGGGTAGATGAAAAGCTGAACCCCATCCCCGGCACAGAGGAAACCATTGCCTGCGACGCACTGATCCTGTCCGTGGGCCTTATACCCGAAAATGAGATGGCCGAGCATCTCGGAGTCGCCCTTGATCCGCGAACCAAGGGCCCGGTCTGCGATGACCGGCTGATGACAAGCGTGGACGGGGTATTCTCCTGCGGGAACGCCCTTCACGTCAACGATCTGGTGGACTATGTATCCGAGAGCGGCGAGCTGGCCGGCAGGGCCGCCGCGGCCTACCGCCCGGGCCAGCGCGAGCGGAGTCTCGAAATTACACCCGGGGATTCCCTCGGCTATCTGGTGCCCCAGCGTATCTGCCGGACAGGCGCGCTTGAGCCTGCCGTCTTTTATTTCAGGAGCCGCGAGATCCTGAAGCGCGGCACCTTTACCCTGAGGGCAGATGGCCAGCCAGTGTTTGAGAAAAAGCTCAAAAACCTGAAGCCCCCGGAAATGGAGCGCCTGGTCATTGATTTTGGCGACCTTAGCCTGGACGAGGGCGTCCGGCTGACCGTCGCCATCGAAAAGGGGGAAGCGTAA
- a CDS encoding DUF1667 domain-containing protein has protein sequence MREMTCITCPNGCILSVEEKDGRIVVTGNQCPKGEAFAKSELTNPMRTISTTVRTGDPAVPVVPVRVSGEIPKGRIFDVMEAINRLTVTAPVGRGAVLAADVLGLGVDVIVTSDVLITGLKGEKNES, from the coding sequence ATGCGAGAAATGACCTGTATCACCTGCCCCAACGGCTGTATCCTGTCGGTTGAGGAAAAAGACGGCCGCATTGTGGTGACGGGCAACCAGTGCCCCAAGGGGGAAGCCTTTGCCAAAAGCGAGCTGACAAACCCCATGCGGACCATCAGCACCACCGTCAGAACCGGGGATCCGGCTGTGCCCGTCGTCCCGGTGAGGGTATCCGGCGAGATCCCGAAGGGCCGGATTTTCGATGTGATGGAGGCAATCAACCGCCTTACTGTTACCGCGCCAGTTGGCCGCGGCGCCGTCCTGGCTGCCGATGTGCTGGGTCTGGGCGTGGATGTGATCGTGACCAGCGATGTGCTGATCACAGGCTTGAAAGGAGAAAAAAATGAGTCATAA